ATACAGATTCTTTTCATCAAGGGTATTGAAAAATACTCCTTTAAAAATCAAGTAATTATTAATTGCCTGGTATCCTCTGGAAAATTTGGAAAGTGCAGTCGCTATGGCTACAATAATATAAACCCCAAATATATATTTAGGGTTTAATAGTATTTTAAGAAATTTTTCTTTCAAAATAGGTTGGTATTAGTTTAAAAACTTAATCTTAAACAGCTACATTATTTTCTCTCAAAGCATCATTAAGAGAAGTCTTTTTATCTGTAGATTCTTTTCTCTGACCAATGATCAATGCACATGGAACCTGATATTCACCTGCAGGATATTGTTTTGTATAACTTCCAGGAATAACTACAGAACGAGCAGGAACTCTTCCTTTAATTTCAATTGGTTCACTTCCTGTTACGTCAATAATTTTTGTAGAAGCTGTTAAAACAACATTCGCTCCCAATACCGCTTCTTTTTCTACGTGAACTCCTTCTACAACGATGCATCTTGAACCGATGAAACAATCATCTTCAATAATTACCGGAGCTGCCTGTAATGGTTCTAATACACCACCAATACCTACACCACCACTTAAGTGAACGTTTTTACCGATCTGTGCACAGCTTCCTACTGTTGCCCAAGTGTCTACCATTGTTCCTGAATCTACATAAGCTCCAATGTTTACATAAGATGGCATCAAAATTACTCCTGAAGCTACGAAAGAACCTTCTCTCGCAATGGCATGAGGAACCACTCTTACTCCTTTTTCCGCATAATTTTTCTTTAAAGGAATCTTGTCATGGAATTCAAATGGGCCTACTTCAATAGTTTCCATCTTTTGGATCGGGAAATACATTACTACTGCTTTCTTCACCCATTCATTTACCTGCCATCCGTTTTCCGTAGGCTCAGCTACACGAAGTTCTCCGGAATCTAATAAAGAAATAACCTCTCTAATCGCTTTTTGGCTGTCTTCATTTTGTAATAAATCTCTATTATCCCAAATGTTTTCAATAGTTTGTTGTAACGACATGTTTCTTATTTAAATTAGTTTGAAAAATTATACCGGCCAAAGATACAAAAAAGTTCAGCAAAACTGTTTTTAAGTTTATGCTTTTAATAAAGGTTCAGCATACGCTCAACCCTCTTTTTATAAGCAATATAAACCGAACCATGCTGTCTTAGCAAATGTTCTTCTTCAAGACGAATCTGAATTTGCATTAAAATACTCCCGATTATGAACAAAAAGAAGGTAATCATAGTAGGAAATGCAAAGAAAAATCCGATAAGACTGAGTGTCATTCCAAGGAAAATAGGATTTCGGGAAAATTGAAATAATCCGGAGGTAATAAGTTCTGTTTTTATACTTTGATCAATACCTATCCGCCACGAATTCTTCATTTGAAGTTGAGCGATTACAACCCAGACAAAGGCAAAAAGCATCAATCCAACCCCAAAGTACTGAAACAAAGCACACCTCAATATCTCTATTTTAAAATCCTCTTCTATACTTGGAGACCATAAAGGCAATAGTGTATAGATCCATAATACAGCCAAGATTAATTTGAAATACAAGCCAACCAATGCATAAGCAGAATCATCTTTTGGCAGAACATTAGGACTCTTTCCTATCTTTTTAGCAACGGCAATGCTGATTCCCAGAAATGAAACGGCAAAAAACAGCATAAAATAAAGCGGAATAAAGTATCTGATAAAATCTGTCATGGTTATGTTATTTCAGGCAAATTTCAGAGGTTTTACCATGCAATCCTATTGCAATAATTTCTTTTTATTTACTCTTATAATTCATCCCATACAACAGATCTATTCCACAGGGCAACCAATAACGATCTCATCTTTTTAAAAATTTCATCCTCATTGAAGATGACAACATCTCCTAAGTTTTGGCTAAAGCCAATGGAATTTCATTTTTAATGCGAACGGGATAAAGCCCATTCCTATTGAATCAATATTTAATTAATTATATATTTATCAACACAATACGGGATTTATCTATACTATAGATTTAACAGACCCATTTGTTTTTTTAAACTCTGTCAGGCTCATTTGATGCTTCTTTTTAAAGAATTTATTTAGGTGGCTCTCATCTGAAAAGCCAAATTCTGTGACAATTTCATTAATTCGCATATCACTGAAAAGAAGTCGGTGTTCAATCAGTCTTAATTTATAATTCAGGATATAATGGGTAATTGTTTCTCCACAATGGTTTTTAAAATAGCTGCCAAGATAGGTTTCGGAGAGTCCGAATTTCTGAGCAATTACAGAGACTTTTAAAAGTGCCGGGTCATGAATATTTCCCTGGATATAATTAATAATATCCACTATTCTTTTATCTGTATTGGATGCGGCATGCTCAACCCGCATTTTTGAAATATTTCTTGCTGCAATTACAATTAATGCATTCACATAATGCAGTGTTAACTCCTCTTGATACAGATCCGGATGATGAATCCCATGAAGAAGTGAGGCTACAATTGATTCTACCAAAACCACATCCGGCTTATTCTGTAAAATACAACCGGATAGATAAGATGCACCATATAACAGGCATCCTATTGAGTTAATATTATTCCATTTGTAATCTTTCACATACCGTTCGCTGAACTTTACGAGTAAAAGCTCTGTTTTTCCTTCAATATCCAAATGGTGCTGATCATCAGGTGTCAGTAATATTAAGCTGCCCTTACTATAAGAGGCTATATTATTATTGATGGTAAAGGAGCCTTTTCCGGAAATAACATAAATGATCTGAAAAAAGGAATACTGATTCCCTTTTAAAGGACAGTTTTCAGTTACATGGTATTCTACCTTTACCAGTTGATCTATATTTTCTCTTTTCATATGGTAAAAGTACTTATTTATCATTGAAATATACTGATTTTTTACATTTTTTCTGTTCAAATTTGCTACATCAAAATTTTTTAAATCAATGAAAAGATCAATTTACGTCCTTGCATTGGGCGCTTTTGGTATTATTACCACCGAATTCGGAGTGGTGGGCATCTTACCAACGATCAGCCGACAGTTTGGAGTATCGATAGATGCTGCAGGATGGCTACTGAGTGCTTTTGCAATAACCGTTGCTATCTCCTCTCCTTTTATCACTTCATTTACCAGTAAAATAAACCGAAAGCTCCTCTTATGTCTTGTTATGAGCATATTTGTACTTTCAAATCTGATATCTGCTTTTTCCACCAACTTTACAACGCTTATGATAGCCCGTATATTACCAGCAGTATTACATCCTCTTTTCTGGAATATATCTATTGCTATTGCCTTCAAAGAAAAGGGGGCAAAAGGAGTTTCTACGGTAATGCTCGGGCTAAGCCTTGCCACTGTTCTTGGTATTCCGATGACTACCTATGCGGTTGATCTCTTTCACAATTGGAAAGCTTCATTTTTCCTGAGTAGTGCTATTAGTTTGATTGCATTTATCGGATTATTATTTTTCATTCCTTCTATACCTGCTGAAAAAGAAAAATCTGGACAAAACCAGTTAACCATATTGAAAAACCCACATCTGTGGATCAACCTGATTTCAACCATTGGTACATTGGCTGCCATGTTTTCCAGCTATACTTATCTTACTGCTTATCTTGAAGAAATTACAAAAATGGACGGTGCACAAATCAGTATAATGCTGCTTCTTTTCGGAGGAATGGGAACTCTTGGTAACTGGCTTATGGGTATAGCATTAAACTGGAATGTAAAATTCACAACAAGGTTATTCTTGATCCTGTTAATTACTATACAAATTTTAGCTTATTTTTTAGGCGGAGTTTTTATCCCGATGATCATCATTGTCTCTCTTTGGGGAATGATTCATACCGGAGGCTTTTTGGTTTGCAATATCCGAACTACCCAAACCATTCCACATCATGCGCTGGAATTTGTTAACAGCCTGCTCACGTCATCATTTAACATTGGAATTTCATTAGGCGCATTTCTTGGAGGAATAGTCAGTTCTTATTATGGAGTTCAATATGTTCTTCCCGTGAGTGTTTTACTTCTTGCAGTCACTTTTTTCCTAAGCTTCTTTTCTTTCCCTAAAAATATAACAGAAGATGAGAAGACTGAACACAATAAACTTGCAACACCAGTTTGTGAGCAGATTTAATCCATATCTATTAAATTTTTTAAAAGAAAAGCAACTTATCATAGATGAGTTGCTTTTTTATATGAATTATACGTTGGGAGTGTGATAGTAAACGTTTATCCTGCGTTTCATTTTTTAAGTTTCGGCTAAAGCCAATGGAATGGGGTAATTTTAATTGAATGTATTTTGCACTAGTTATTATTCATCACAAATAATAAATTCCATCGTTCTTCTAACATGTTTATCTTCAATGATTCCTATTGCATATTTACTATTTCGTCCGAAATTGTATTTGTAAGATAAGCCTGATTTATTTCCTCTGTAAGCTGATTCAGATCCTCCGGGATTATAGCCTTAATATTATATAAGATATCATCACATTTGATCTGCCCTGCTGGGCATTTCAAAAAAGTATTATACCAGCTTCTTTCTGCCAGCCCCCATGATCTGGCAAAAATCCTGTCTTGTATAATTACCATCCAGATCTCAAGGAAATCCAAACGCTCTGATCCAGCTTTTATTTCGATAATAGTATTGGCTTTAATGAAGTCTAAAGCTTTGTTTTTATTCATGTTGAAAAATTTCTGTAAAACTATTATAAGGAATGCAGAATAAAAACTTTTTTATGCAGAGTGGCCAATACAATATGTGTTTGGCTTATTTATCAATGTAGCTTAATTTTTCAAAGCATCATTTTACTGATGGTTTCGAGAAGGCAGTCTTTATAACTTTTAGCAACGGTTATCTTTAAATTTCCGCATAACAGCTGATTATCTTCGAAAGATTCAATATTAGTTAAGTTGACGATATATGAATTATGAACCCGCATGAATTCTTCTGGCAGGTTTTCAATCAGGTCTTTAAGTGTTCGGTAATAAATGTGCTTTTTTTGATCTATGGTATGAACTTCTACATAGTTCCCAAGACCTTTGATGACATTGATATCTTTAAAAAAAAGCTTTACCAGCTTTTTATCTGTTTTAATAAAAGCAAATGGCCGATTCTCCATAAAAATTGTTATAAAACTCTCTGAGCATGAAGATAAGCCTTATTCCAATATTTCTCGTTCAATGATGAGATAATTACTCCTTTTGAAGTGGAGGCATGAATAAATTTCACTTCACCATCCGGGCCAATATCATGAACAATTCCTACATGGGAAACCCTGCTGCCACCTGCTGTCGCAAAAAACAATAGATCACCGGGTTTTACATCCCTTATATCGATATTTTTACCTGCTTCAGCCTGATCGGAAGATCTTCTTGGAAGATTAAATGAATTTTCTTCAAAAACTTTTACGGTAAATCCGGAGCAGTCGAAACCTGAAGACGTGTTCCCTCCGAATCGGTAAGGTGTTCCCAGGTATTTTTCGGCATCTTTTAAGACATCATTGATGGATCTTGATACATTTCCATCGAATTTAGAATCCAATTTTCTCAGATTTTCGGATTTCACTACCGTTTTAGAGCCTGATTTCTTGCTGGAAGAAACTTTTTTTGAAGACCCGCAAGACACTACAAAAGCAGAGGCAATCAGCCATACAGAAAGCTGCTTTATACTCAATTTTTTTTCAAATAATCCTGATCCCATACTCGTCTGATTTTTACTTGATTAACGATTGATGCACAAATATACATTTT
This is a stretch of genomic DNA from Chryseobacterium tructae. It encodes these proteins:
- a CDS encoding MFS transporter, whose translation is MKRSIYVLALGAFGIITTEFGVVGILPTISRQFGVSIDAAGWLLSAFAITVAISSPFITSFTSKINRKLLLCLVMSIFVLSNLISAFSTNFTTLMIARILPAVLHPLFWNISIAIAFKEKGAKGVSTVMLGLSLATVLGIPMTTYAVDLFHNWKASFFLSSAISLIAFIGLLFFIPSIPAEKEKSGQNQLTILKNPHLWINLISTIGTLAAMFSSYTYLTAYLEEITKMDGAQISIMLLLFGGMGTLGNWLMGIALNWNVKFTTRLFLILLITIQILAYFLGGVFIPMIIIVSLWGMIHTGGFLVCNIRTTQTIPHHALEFVNSLLTSSFNIGISLGAFLGGIVSSYYGVQYVLPVSVLLLAVTFFLSFFSFPKNITEDEKTEHNKLATPVCEQI
- a CDS encoding methyltransferase family protein, producing MTDFIRYFIPLYFMLFFAVSFLGISIAVAKKIGKSPNVLPKDDSAYALVGLYFKLILAVLWIYTLLPLWSPSIEEDFKIEILRCALFQYFGVGLMLFAFVWVVIAQLQMKNSWRIGIDQSIKTELITSGLFQFSRNPIFLGMTLSLIGFFFAFPTMITFFLFIIGSILMQIQIRLEEEHLLRQHGSVYIAYKKRVERMLNLY
- a CDS encoding C40 family peptidase is translated as MGSGLFEKKLSIKQLSVWLIASAFVVSCGSSKKVSSSKKSGSKTVVKSENLRKLDSKFDGNVSRSINDVLKDAEKYLGTPYRFGGNTSSGFDCSGFTVKVFEENSFNLPRRSSDQAEAGKNIDIRDVKPGDLLFFATAGGSRVSHVGIVHDIGPDGEVKFIHASTSKGVIISSLNEKYWNKAYLHAQRVL
- a CDS encoding DUF2255 family protein, whose product is MNKNKALDFIKANTIIEIKAGSERLDFLEIWMVIIQDRIFARSWGLAERSWYNTFLKCPAGQIKCDDILYNIKAIIPEDLNQLTEEINQAYLTNTISDEIVNMQ
- a CDS encoding 2,3,4,5-tetrahydropyridine-2,6-dicarboxylate N-succinyltransferase — its product is MSLQQTIENIWDNRDLLQNEDSQKAIREVISLLDSGELRVAEPTENGWQVNEWVKKAVVMYFPIQKMETIEVGPFEFHDKIPLKKNYAEKGVRVVPHAIAREGSFVASGVILMPSYVNIGAYVDSGTMVDTWATVGSCAQIGKNVHLSGGVGIGGVLEPLQAAPVIIEDDCFIGSRCIVVEGVHVEKEAVLGANVVLTASTKIIDVTGSEPIEIKGRVPARSVVIPGSYTKQYPAGEYQVPCALIIGQRKESTDKKTSLNDALRENNVAV
- a CDS encoding AraC family transcriptional regulator, producing MINKYFYHMKRENIDQLVKVEYHVTENCPLKGNQYSFFQIIYVISGKGSFTINNNIASYSKGSLILLTPDDQHHLDIEGKTELLLVKFSERYVKDYKWNNINSIGCLLYGASYLSGCILQNKPDVVLVESIVASLLHGIHHPDLYQEELTLHYVNALIVIAARNISKMRVEHAASNTDKRIVDIINYIQGNIHDPALLKVSVIAQKFGLSETYLGSYFKNHCGETITHYILNYKLRLIEHRLLFSDMRINEIVTEFGFSDESHLNKFFKKKHQMSLTEFKKTNGSVKSIV
- a CDS encoding LytR/AlgR family response regulator transcription factor, producing MENRPFAFIKTDKKLVKLFFKDINVIKGLGNYVEVHTIDQKKHIYYRTLKDLIENLPEEFMRVHNSYIVNLTNIESFEDNQLLCGNLKITVAKSYKDCLLETISKMML